The following are from one region of the Stigmatella ashevillena genome:
- a CDS encoding HPF/RaiA family ribosome-associated protein produces MKVLMRGVHLSLSDGLKSYVQEHLVDHIERLCDDEAAEIDIALVDTNGPKGGVDKECRVTVRLPGLAGIHVSENTETLHQAIDAVRDRLETTLKRSLERRRDVATQGLPGDLEAKVPTY; encoded by the coding sequence ATGAAGGTGTTGATGCGAGGGGTCCATCTGTCCTTGTCGGATGGGTTGAAGTCATACGTGCAGGAGCACCTGGTCGATCACATCGAGCGGCTGTGTGATGACGAGGCGGCGGAGATCGACATCGCGCTCGTGGACACCAATGGTCCCAAGGGAGGCGTGGACAAGGAGTGCCGGGTGACGGTGCGCTTGCCGGGGCTTGCGGGCATCCACGTCTCCGAGAACACGGAGACGTTGCACCAGGCCATTGATGCGGTGCGGGACCGTTTGGAGACGACCCTGAAGCGCAGCCTGGAGCGGCGGCGCGACGTGGCGACCCAGGGCCTGCCTGGCGATCTCGAGGCCAAGGTTCCTACGTATTAG
- a CDS encoding response regulator, whose translation MDTERIKVLLVEDDGDSRELLAELLEEEFEVLTAGDGLSGLKAFEADHPDVVVTDESLPGMCGTVLAQHVKQLNPHTRVILVSGYSQVEGAEHCDVVLRKPIDVERLSAAVESLAEEARH comes from the coding sequence ATGGATACCGAGCGCATCAAGGTGTTGTTGGTCGAGGACGATGGAGACAGCCGGGAACTGCTGGCGGAACTCTTGGAGGAAGAGTTCGAGGTCCTGACAGCCGGAGATGGGCTTTCCGGGCTGAAAGCCTTCGAAGCGGATCACCCGGATGTCGTCGTGACGGACGAGTCCTTGCCGGGCATGTGCGGCACGGTGCTCGCCCAGCATGTGAAGCAGCTCAATCCCCACACGCGCGTCATTCTCGTCTCGGGCTACTCCCAAGTGGAAGGTGCTGAACACTGTGACGTGGTGTTGCGCAAACCAATCGACGTCGAGCGGCTGTCGGCGGCCGTGGAAAGCCTGGCGGAGGAGGCCAGGCACTAA
- a CDS encoding N-acetylmuramoyl-L-alanine amidase-like domain-containing protein, whose amino-acid sequence MALAVSLTATLLLSQAPVEPAAGGWAALSLEQRAALLALDAQTPLAERLLHVSERFLGTPYLASPLGEGSGVDPDPTFRLDAVDCLTFVEQSMALSLARNESEVMSLLERIRYASTPLYEDRNHLMEAQWLPNNVRKGFVVDVTHRYGGEDTVRVQKVLTPLTWKSKSSQALTLPPERQPRGTFALNMLPLDRILAHARQVPSGTILLVLRDDLPLKATRITHLGFLVQKGRRTWLRHAARNRYGRVVDEDLETFLARNAKYDKWKVTGVSLFEVHSPDDTQVRTVLSSP is encoded by the coding sequence ATGGCGTTGGCTGTTTCGCTCACCGCGACGCTGCTGCTGAGCCAAGCCCCGGTGGAGCCCGCCGCGGGGGGCTGGGCCGCGCTGTCCCTCGAGCAGCGGGCCGCCCTGCTGGCCCTGGACGCCCAGACGCCGCTGGCCGAGCGGCTGCTGCACGTGAGTGAGCGCTTTCTCGGCACGCCCTACCTGGCCTCTCCTCTGGGGGAGGGCTCCGGCGTGGACCCGGATCCCACCTTCCGGCTGGACGCGGTGGACTGCCTGACGTTCGTCGAGCAGTCCATGGCGCTCAGCCTGGCGCGGAACGAGTCCGAGGTGATGTCCCTGCTGGAGCGCATCCGGTACGCGAGCACGCCCCTCTACGAGGATCGCAACCACCTCATGGAGGCCCAATGGCTGCCCAACAACGTTCGCAAGGGCTTCGTGGTGGATGTGACGCACCGGTACGGCGGCGAGGACACCGTCCGGGTCCAGAAGGTCCTCACCCCGCTCACGTGGAAGTCGAAGTCGTCCCAAGCGCTGACGCTGCCCCCCGAGCGGCAGCCCCGGGGGACCTTCGCGCTGAACATGCTGCCCCTGGACCGCATCCTTGCCCATGCACGGCAGGTGCCTTCGGGCACCATCCTGCTCGTTCTCCGGGACGATCTGCCCCTCAAGGCCACCCGCATCACCCACCTGGGCTTCCTCGTGCAGAAGGGGCGGCGCACCTGGCTGCGCCACGCCGCCCGCAACCGCTATGGCCGGGTGGTGGATGAGGATCTGGAGACGTTCCTGGCGCGCAACGCCAAGTACGACAAATGGAAAGTCACGGGGGTGAGCCTCTTCGAGGTTCACTCGCCCGATGACACGCAGGTGCGCACCGTCCTCAGTTCGCCCTGA
- a CDS encoding HEAT repeat domain-containing protein: MSSSGAVRTSLCSLGLALVLLAPLALALPPSAQKRLRNRAEVDAQLEQLVAGAPVPTTLSRLRYVGEGEYAAERIQLYLRKAVDERTRRNLTAVLAGLEARGAEPLLVRLASDGDSPVRMYAAQGLGKLRSRRVDVLMPLLEDKSNGVRKEAAKALGLSGNPKVGKALVTLARTEPEPEVRAELLAAVGRVGDVKQVDTLKEFLNSDSESTRFAAARGLCHLGAPEGFAFAKKLLGSPDRFVRRQGLELYEGVSAKKAGPSLRPLLDDPDRSLAAGSARILYQGGEPKMLEWLVLASFNAQGEDKLIYEKELEGLRLADDQRNAILRKVGAIQ, translated from the coding sequence TTGTCATCGTCCGGCGCCGTGCGCACGTCCCTTTGCTCTCTCGGTCTGGCCCTGGTCCTGCTCGCCCCGCTCGCCCTGGCGCTGCCTCCGTCCGCTCAAAAGCGGCTGCGCAACCGGGCGGAAGTGGACGCCCAGCTCGAGCAGCTCGTCGCGGGCGCACCGGTGCCTACCACCCTCTCCCGGCTGCGCTACGTCGGCGAGGGGGAGTACGCGGCGGAGCGGATTCAACTGTACCTGCGCAAGGCGGTGGACGAGCGGACCCGGCGCAACCTCACCGCGGTCCTCGCGGGCCTGGAGGCCCGGGGCGCGGAGCCGCTCCTGGTCCGGCTGGCCTCGGACGGGGACAGCCCGGTGCGCATGTACGCGGCCCAGGGGCTGGGCAAGCTGCGCAGCCGCCGGGTGGACGTGCTGATGCCCCTGCTGGAGGACAAGAGCAACGGGGTTCGCAAGGAGGCCGCCAAGGCCCTGGGGCTCTCGGGCAACCCCAAGGTGGGCAAGGCGTTGGTGACCCTGGCGAGGACCGAGCCGGAGCCGGAGGTGCGCGCCGAGCTGCTGGCGGCCGTGGGCCGCGTCGGGGATGTCAAGCAGGTGGACACACTGAAGGAGTTTCTCAACAGCGACTCGGAGAGCACCCGCTTCGCCGCGGCCCGGGGGCTGTGCCACCTGGGCGCCCCAGAGGGATTCGCCTTCGCCAAGAAGCTGCTCGGCTCCCCGGACCGCTTCGTGCGCCGCCAGGGGTTGGAGCTTTACGAGGGGGTCTCCGCCAAGAAGGCGGGCCCGTCGCTGAGGCCCTTGCTGGATGATCCAGACCGCTCCTTGGCCGCGGGCTCGGCCCGCATCCTCTACCAAGGGGGGGAGCCGAAGATGCTGGAGTGGCTGGTGCTGGCCTCCTTCAACGCCCAGGGGGAGGACAAGCTGATCTACGAGAAGGAGCTGGAGGGGCTTCGCCTCGCCGATGACCAGCGCAACGCCATCCTTCGCAAGGTGGGTGCGATTCAATGA
- a CDS encoding DUF4398 domain-containing protein, translating into MKQLTVLVAVAGALAGCGPVRTTANLLDADVQIQAARTAGAEKEAPYEWTLANLYLYKAREEVGYSDYQAGVDFAVKASKYANEAREKAMSVGSESSSGGSRPTP; encoded by the coding sequence ATGAAGCAGCTGACGGTACTGGTGGCAGTGGCGGGCGCCCTCGCCGGGTGCGGCCCGGTGCGCACCACCGCCAACCTCCTGGATGCCGACGTCCAGATCCAGGCGGCCCGCACCGCGGGGGCCGAGAAGGAAGCCCCCTACGAGTGGACCCTCGCCAACCTCTATCTGTACAAGGCCCGCGAAGAGGTCGGCTATTCGGACTACCAGGCGGGCGTGGACTTCGCCGTGAAGGCATCCAAGTACGCCAACGAGGCCCGCGAGAAGGCCATGTCCGTGGGCTCTGAGTCCTCCTCCGGCGGTAGCCGCCCCACTCCCTAG
- a CDS encoding OmpA family protein — MKRYFSFALLLVLSACVSGSKIRADSEVIQADVERARRSGAQRCAPRELATAEANLDFARGELSQGSSFRASEHIRLADTSIKKALTLSKDCAPKQVVVREKPDQPQPQQPQEQPSQQVVVRIEETDSDGDGVLDKDDPCPDQPEDKDGFEDMDGCPEPDNDKDGVLDVADKCPLIPGPADNAGCPEETPKDRDADGIPDKLDKCPDQAEDRDGFQDEDGCPELDNDGDGIVDSADKCPNELGPLQNLGCPIVDKDGDGINDPQDKCPDEPEDKDGFQDEDGCPDLDNDADGVPDGQDKCPLEAGPAENGGCPDADKDRDGIVDRLDACPDEPGVPEEKGCAKKYKMVVVKKDRIEIKKQINFGTGSTKIIGAQSLAILKDVAMVLVDMPIIKKVRIEGHTDSQGADAANLRLSQKRADAVMAQLIKLGVDPGRLEAVGYGETKPIASNATKAGRAENRRTEFNIVEQ; from the coding sequence ATGAAGCGTTACTTCTCTTTCGCGCTGCTCCTCGTCCTCTCCGCCTGTGTCAGCGGTTCGAAGATCCGTGCTGACTCCGAGGTCATCCAGGCGGACGTTGAGCGCGCCCGCCGCAGTGGCGCCCAGCGCTGCGCCCCCCGCGAGTTGGCCACCGCCGAGGCGAACCTGGACTTCGCCCGAGGCGAGTTGAGCCAGGGCAGCAGCTTCCGCGCCTCCGAGCACATCCGCCTCGCCGACACCTCCATCAAGAAGGCGCTGACGCTCTCCAAGGACTGCGCCCCCAAGCAGGTGGTGGTCCGGGAGAAGCCCGACCAGCCCCAGCCGCAGCAGCCCCAGGAACAGCCGTCCCAGCAGGTGGTGGTGCGCATCGAGGAGACGGACAGCGACGGGGACGGTGTGCTCGACAAGGACGATCCCTGCCCGGACCAGCCCGAGGACAAGGATGGCTTCGAGGACATGGATGGGTGCCCCGAGCCGGACAACGACAAGGACGGCGTCCTCGACGTGGCCGACAAGTGTCCCCTCATCCCGGGCCCCGCGGACAACGCGGGCTGCCCCGAGGAGACGCCGAAGGACCGGGACGCCGACGGCATCCCCGACAAGCTGGACAAGTGCCCCGACCAGGCCGAGGACCGGGACGGCTTCCAGGACGAGGACGGCTGCCCCGAGCTGGACAACGACGGCGACGGCATCGTCGACAGCGCGGACAAGTGCCCCAACGAGCTGGGCCCCCTGCAGAACCTGGGCTGCCCCATCGTCGACAAGGACGGGGACGGCATCAATGATCCGCAGGACAAGTGCCCGGACGAGCCCGAGGACAAGGACGGCTTCCAGGACGAGGACGGCTGCCCGGACCTGGACAACGACGCGGACGGCGTGCCGGACGGCCAGGACAAGTGCCCGCTTGAGGCGGGTCCAGCAGAGAACGGCGGATGCCCGGACGCGGACAAGGACCGGGACGGCATCGTGGACCGGCTGGACGCGTGTCCCGACGAGCCCGGCGTCCCCGAGGAGAAGGGGTGCGCCAAGAAGTACAAGATGGTGGTCGTCAAGAAGGACCGAATTGAGATCAAGAAGCAGATCAACTTCGGCACCGGCTCGACGAAGATCATCGGCGCCCAGAGCCTCGCCATCCTCAAGGATGTCGCGATGGTGCTGGTCGACATGCCCATCATCAAGAAGGTGCGCATCGAGGGCCACACGGACTCGCAGGGCGCCGATGCGGCCAACCTGCGCCTGTCGCAGAAGCGGGCCGACGCGGTGATGGCGCAGCTCATCAAGCTGGGCGTGGATCCGGGCCGTCTGGAAGCGGTGGGCTACGGCGAGACGAAGCCGATTGCCTCCAACGCGACGAAGGCGGGCCGCGCGGAGAACCGCCGGACCGAGTTCAACATCGTCGAGCAGTAG
- the truD gene encoding tRNA pseudouridine(13) synthase TruD → MIRLPRLTADVPGCGGAFKLVPEDFEVEELPAYEPSGQGEHLYLWLEKRGRDTREVVRVLAKSLEVSEGDVGVAGMKDRHAVTRQLISVPARAEGKLPGFSLEGVRVLWARRHGNKLRTGHLKGNRFQLRMRGVKDVDAAREAFSRLAARGVPNYFGEQRFGREGDNADLGKALLLGQRLARRPDRFERKLYLSAFQSRLFNRALAARLSGGTFDTALLGDVLRKEETGGLFVCEAPEVDAPRAAAFEVSPAGPMFGPEMTPSAHGVAEAEAALLTEEGVSLTDFARGRGETEGARRPYRVRLGRPELSPEGEDLLLAFELPRGAYATEVLAELLKEG, encoded by the coding sequence GTGATCCGTCTGCCGCGACTGACCGCCGATGTCCCCGGATGTGGCGGGGCCTTCAAGCTCGTTCCCGAGGACTTCGAGGTGGAGGAGCTGCCCGCCTATGAGCCCAGCGGGCAGGGCGAACACCTCTACCTCTGGCTGGAGAAGCGGGGCCGAGACACGCGCGAGGTGGTGCGCGTCCTCGCGAAGTCCCTGGAGGTGTCCGAAGGCGATGTGGGCGTTGCCGGCATGAAGGACCGCCATGCCGTCACGCGCCAGCTGATCTCCGTGCCCGCGCGGGCCGAGGGCAAGCTGCCCGGCTTCTCCTTGGAGGGCGTGCGCGTGCTCTGGGCGCGCCGACACGGCAACAAGCTGCGGACCGGACACCTGAAGGGCAACCGCTTCCAACTCCGGATGCGAGGGGTGAAGGATGTAGACGCGGCGCGCGAGGCCTTCTCCCGGCTGGCGGCGCGCGGGGTGCCCAACTATTTCGGAGAGCAGCGCTTCGGTCGCGAGGGCGACAATGCGGACCTGGGCAAGGCGCTGTTGCTGGGCCAGCGGCTGGCGCGGAGGCCGGATCGCTTCGAGCGCAAGCTGTACCTCTCGGCGTTCCAGTCCCGGCTCTTCAACCGTGCCCTCGCGGCGCGCCTGAGCGGAGGCACCTTCGATACGGCCCTGCTCGGGGATGTGCTTCGCAAGGAGGAGACCGGAGGCCTCTTCGTCTGCGAGGCGCCGGAGGTGGATGCCCCCCGCGCCGCCGCGTTCGAGGTCAGCCCCGCGGGCCCGATGTTCGGCCCGGAGATGACCCCCTCGGCCCATGGGGTGGCCGAGGCCGAGGCCGCCCTCCTCACGGAGGAAGGGGTGTCGCTGACGGACTTCGCTCGGGGACGGGGGGAGACGGAAGGAGCCCGGAGGCCCTACCGGGTCCGCCTGGGCCGCCCTGAACTCTCACCGGAGGGAGAGGACTTGCTGCTGGCCTTCGAGCTGCCCCGGGGCGCCTACGCCACCGAGGTGCTCGCCGAGCTGCTCAAAGAGGGGTAG
- a CDS encoding DUF4388 domain-containing protein, translating into MTHRFRIDGFSQLVPEDRQGPLPLAGRAGAYVLMPTAPDLLVFSRTPAQGGSVPTPRVVLSGDASGFPLSDLIAFLSQARWSGIIRVRTPGGERSITLREGEVRGASSDDPADRLGEVLIRLGYVKRPQLEEVLREQPPSKVGRALVEKGYLQAHDLFKCVTHQVSEIFHSIVLCREGSFFLIDHPLDDKSSHSIQLSTQSLLMDSIRKIDEMAHFRKRIPHGRLYVGKKRPSDGKLEEDEDRVLALLNGQRTLLELGHTAKLSEFDVTKVVFRLLEGGFALLSEKPLAMTPSPEMESFSPPTPAWPMPAVRPEGVDHREVVRVFNLIFREIRNEVAKQGMEREFIASANAALSGQALSSSPVLAGLDLTAEGTLSEQKLIEAFERHRSGLGSEPLASFTQALSDVMFFLLFQAGDLLEARADEDLARRVKELRSTLEIP; encoded by the coding sequence ATGACGCACCGCTTTCGCATCGACGGGTTCTCCCAACTCGTCCCCGAGGACCGCCAGGGGCCCTTGCCGCTCGCGGGCCGCGCGGGAGCGTACGTGCTCATGCCCACGGCGCCGGACCTCCTGGTCTTTTCGCGCACGCCCGCGCAGGGAGGCAGTGTCCCCACGCCTCGCGTCGTGCTCTCGGGCGACGCGAGCGGCTTTCCCTTGTCGGACCTCATCGCCTTCCTGAGCCAGGCGCGCTGGAGCGGCATCATCCGCGTGCGCACGCCCGGCGGTGAGCGCTCCATCACCTTGCGCGAGGGCGAGGTGCGGGGCGCCAGTTCCGATGACCCGGCGGACCGGCTCGGCGAGGTGCTCATCCGCCTGGGCTACGTGAAGCGGCCGCAGCTCGAGGAGGTGCTCCGGGAGCAGCCGCCCTCGAAGGTGGGCCGTGCCCTGGTGGAGAAGGGCTACCTGCAGGCGCACGATCTCTTCAAATGCGTCACCCATCAGGTGAGTGAGATCTTCCACTCGATTGTCCTGTGCCGGGAGGGCTCGTTCTTCCTCATTGATCACCCGCTGGACGACAAGTCCTCGCACAGCATCCAGCTGTCCACGCAGAGCCTGCTGATGGACAGCATTCGGAAGATCGACGAGATGGCGCACTTCCGGAAGCGCATCCCCCATGGGCGGCTCTACGTGGGAAAGAAGCGCCCCTCCGACGGCAAGCTGGAGGAGGACGAGGACCGGGTGTTGGCCTTGCTGAACGGCCAGCGCACGTTGTTGGAGCTGGGGCACACGGCCAAGTTGTCCGAGTTCGATGTCACCAAGGTGGTCTTCCGCCTGCTGGAGGGCGGCTTCGCGCTGCTTTCCGAAAAGCCCCTGGCGATGACGCCTTCCCCGGAGATGGAGTCCTTCTCTCCGCCCACCCCCGCCTGGCCCATGCCCGCGGTGCGCCCCGAGGGCGTGGACCACCGGGAAGTGGTGCGCGTCTTCAACCTCATCTTCCGGGAGATCCGCAACGAGGTGGCCAAGCAGGGCATGGAGCGTGAGTTCATCGCCTCCGCCAACGCCGCCCTCTCGGGCCAGGCCCTGTCGTCGTCGCCGGTGCTCGCGGGGTTGGACCTGACCGCGGAAGGAACCCTCTCCGAGCAGAAGCTCATCGAGGCCTTCGAGCGCCACCGCTCGGGCCTGGGCTCCGAGCCGCTCGCCTCCTTCACGCAGGCCCTCAGTGACGTGATGTTCTTCCTCCTCTTCCAGGCGGGAGACTTGCTGGAAGCCCGCGCGGACGAGGATCTCGCCCGGCGCGTGAAGGAACTGCGCTCCACGCTCGAGATACCGTGA
- a CDS encoding DsbA family protein: MPLPCWKRVIPLLAAVSFTGLACTKNPEVAADKAPASSRPAPAAPPAAAPVAPPAQAGSALAGIPGMDFSALPPAAQAELATIFSDEFCYCGCPHTLGACLRQHTDCRHAKRMARLAARSVSAGVSAAEAIVGLSSYYGSFRERRVDLKVDPRMCKGDANAPVTVAEFADFECPSCGHASPLLKEFAQKGGDKMRLCFLPFPLPSHPNALPAAQAALWARDQGKFWEMHDALFGQQQNLAAAALPALADKIGLPGAKLQEALKAGTYAKEVETFRNQGRAANISGTPSVFFNGRPYPGALTLDPELLAHSLEDELEWRSNNNAWAAD; this comes from the coding sequence GTGCCCCTCCCCTGCTGGAAGCGAGTCATCCCCCTTCTCGCCGCCGTGTCGTTCACCGGCCTGGCTTGCACCAAGAACCCCGAGGTCGCCGCCGACAAGGCCCCGGCCTCGTCGAGGCCTGCGCCCGCCGCGCCTCCCGCCGCCGCGCCCGTGGCCCCCCCGGCTCAGGCGGGCTCGGCGCTGGCGGGCATTCCAGGCATGGACTTCTCCGCCTTGCCTCCGGCCGCCCAGGCGGAGCTGGCCACCATCTTCAGCGACGAGTTCTGCTACTGCGGTTGCCCGCACACGCTGGGCGCTTGCCTGCGGCAGCACACGGATTGTCGGCACGCCAAGCGGATGGCACGGCTGGCCGCCCGGAGCGTGTCCGCGGGCGTCTCCGCGGCCGAGGCCATCGTGGGCCTGTCCAGCTATTATGGTTCCTTCCGCGAGAGGCGCGTGGACCTGAAGGTCGACCCGCGCATGTGCAAGGGAGACGCGAATGCCCCCGTGACGGTGGCCGAGTTCGCGGACTTCGAATGTCCTTCCTGTGGCCATGCCAGCCCGCTGCTCAAGGAGTTCGCCCAGAAGGGGGGCGACAAGATGCGCCTGTGCTTCCTGCCGTTCCCGCTGCCCAGCCACCCCAATGCCCTTCCCGCCGCCCAGGCGGCGCTGTGGGCGCGGGATCAGGGCAAGTTCTGGGAGATGCACGACGCGCTCTTCGGCCAGCAGCAGAACCTGGCCGCCGCGGCCTTGCCGGCGCTGGCCGACAAGATCGGCCTGCCGGGCGCGAAGCTGCAAGAGGCCCTCAAGGCCGGCACCTATGCGAAGGAGGTGGAGACCTTCCGCAACCAGGGCCGGGCCGCCAACATCTCGGGCACGCCGTCCGTCTTCTTCAACGGCCGGCCCTATCCGGGGGCGTTGACGCTCGATCCCGAGCTGCTCGCGCACAGCCTGGAAGATGAACTCGAATGGCGCTCGAACAACAACGCGTGGGCCGCGGACTGA
- a CDS encoding asparaginase has translation MPKVLLLHTGGTLGMAGGQPSALRPSAFFRTLKQRAPELFQLADIELELFSNLDSSEMQPELWSRMAAHLYQRMSSFDGVVVTHGTDTLAYTASALSFMLRDLPCPVVLTGSQRPLGEIRTDARLNLIDSVLSALHGPREVTICFDSHLYRGNRTRKVKVSEYDAFESPNFPVLGTLGVEATFEPGLRARGAPRLFERLDPRVFLLKVFPGLDPALPLALLPHIRGLVLEAYGAGNFPIDESLGRSLRPLFTQAREQGIPVVVVSQAYRNGVDLSLYESGAAARQDGAISGGDMTPSAAVVKLMQTIVYHRTPESVARTIQTSLAGELTMRPAPAPFPKFRKDRVKTRTP, from the coding sequence ATGCCCAAAGTCCTTCTGCTGCACACCGGGGGAACACTGGGGATGGCCGGAGGGCAGCCGTCAGCACTGCGCCCCTCGGCCTTCTTCCGGACGCTGAAGCAACGCGCCCCAGAGCTCTTCCAGCTCGCCGACATCGAGCTGGAACTGTTCTCCAACCTGGACAGCTCGGAAATGCAGCCGGAACTCTGGAGCCGCATGGCCGCGCACCTGTACCAGCGCATGTCCTCCTTCGATGGCGTCGTCGTGACCCATGGCACGGATACGCTTGCCTACACCGCCAGCGCCTTGTCCTTCATGCTCCGGGACCTGCCCTGCCCGGTGGTGCTCACCGGCTCCCAGCGCCCCCTGGGGGAAATCCGCACCGACGCGCGCCTGAACCTCATCGACTCGGTCCTCTCCGCCCTCCACGGGCCGCGCGAGGTGACCATCTGCTTCGACTCCCACCTCTACCGGGGCAACCGCACCCGGAAGGTGAAGGTCTCCGAGTACGACGCCTTCGAGAGTCCCAACTTCCCCGTGCTGGGCACGCTGGGGGTGGAGGCCACCTTCGAGCCGGGCCTGCGCGCCCGAGGGGCTCCGCGCCTGTTCGAGCGGCTGGACCCGCGCGTCTTCCTCCTCAAGGTGTTCCCGGGACTGGATCCGGCCCTGCCCCTGGCGCTGCTGCCCCACATCCGGGGACTGGTGCTGGAGGCGTACGGAGCAGGCAACTTCCCCATCGATGAGTCCCTTGGCCGCTCCCTGCGCCCCCTCTTCACCCAGGCGCGTGAGCAGGGCATCCCCGTGGTGGTGGTCAGCCAGGCGTACCGCAACGGGGTGGACCTCAGCCTGTACGAGTCCGGGGCCGCCGCCCGCCAGGATGGGGCCATCAGCGGCGGGGACATGACGCCCTCGGCCGCGGTGGTGAAGCTGATGCAGACGATCGTCTACCACCGCACACCCGAATCCGTCGCGCGGACGATCCAGACCTCCCTGGCGGGCGAACTGACGATGCGCCCCGCCCCGGCCCCTTTTCCCAAATTCCGGAAGGACCGCGTCAAAACTCGCACGCCTTGA
- a CDS encoding GGDEF domain-containing protein, with the protein MSDEKTAVHSVSDLLSSAQQQSAYLIVISAKSAAGIGRMFKLDRSETVLGRSTEAQFQVEDDGISRKHAKVVSLGDGRFQLMDLGSTNGTYLNGLRVNTAPLYDGDKIQIGSNTVLKFSIQDQLEEQYQRSIYESATRDGLTRLYNKKYFTETLRKEFAYCLRHRVALSLVMFDVDHFKKINDVYGHPAGDYVLSRIAQRVGDTVRTEDLLARYGGEEFALMLRESAEEQALSCAERCRQAVDRSDFIFSGTPIKVSISLGVATLLDSDFAQPEDLLASADKYLYRAKRAGRNRVDAKAVSGP; encoded by the coding sequence ATGTCCGATGAGAAAACAGCCGTCCACTCCGTCTCGGACCTGCTGAGCAGCGCTCAGCAGCAGAGCGCCTATCTGATCGTCATCAGTGCCAAATCCGCGGCGGGCATCGGGCGGATGTTCAAGCTGGACCGCTCCGAGACGGTGCTCGGCCGGAGCACCGAGGCCCAGTTCCAGGTCGAAGACGACGGCATCTCGCGCAAGCACGCCAAGGTGGTCTCCCTCGGAGACGGCCGCTTCCAGCTCATGGACCTGGGCAGCACCAACGGCACCTACCTCAATGGCCTGCGGGTCAACACGGCCCCCCTCTATGACGGGGACAAGATTCAGATCGGCTCGAACACCGTCCTCAAGTTCTCCATCCAGGACCAGCTCGAAGAGCAGTACCAGCGCAGCATCTACGAGTCCGCCACGCGGGACGGGCTGACCCGGCTCTACAATAAGAAGTACTTCACGGAGACCTTGCGCAAGGAGTTTGCCTACTGCCTGCGCCACCGGGTGGCCCTGTCCTTGGTGATGTTCGACGTGGACCACTTCAAGAAGATCAACGACGTCTACGGTCACCCCGCCGGGGACTACGTGCTGTCGCGCATCGCCCAGCGCGTGGGAGACACGGTCCGGACCGAGGACCTGCTGGCGCGCTATGGCGGTGAGGAGTTCGCCCTGATGCTGCGCGAATCGGCCGAGGAGCAGGCGCTGTCCTGTGCCGAGCGGTGCCGCCAGGCGGTGGACCGCAGCGACTTCATCTTCAGTGGCACCCCCATCAAGGTGAGCATCAGCCTGGGCGTGGCGACGCTGCTGGACTCGGACTTCGCACAGCCGGAGGACCTGCTCGCCTCGGCGGACAAATACCTCTACCGCGCCAAGCGCGCGGGCCGGAACCGGGTAGACGCCAAGGCCGTCAGCGGCCCGTAA